A section of the Plutella xylostella chromosome 18, ilPluXylo3.1, whole genome shotgun sequence genome encodes:
- the LOC105385088 gene encoding connectin, whose protein sequence is MRAPGLRTAALLLLTLGASARRQPPPPNLCDISDRDSKVHCYCETSQDLNQATKTECWVFNGGIEKSDPFWSSFGSQMNIETLGFNVRTDGGLEFVPTKVLRYLRRLKQFNIKHSAIKKIDSYTFANVTSVQEMTLTKNQIVKLNRHAFYNLPNLTVLTLDENRISELVTETFYELPSLQKLYLTSNNISVIQGGAFRHLVNLVDLELDRNNISDLKKECFDGLANLKRLDLRKNQLTVLNSFTFTELWNLQELLLDYNSIYALAQRTFDGLSLLRKLSLSNNKLVSLVGGLFEGVRGLASLDLRNNRLQRFTIDNLRPIYDNLKNQNSLLYLEGNDFECDCHLAWMHRLRHEARSVRLRTSLERFVCKAAGPPPPNSHYFYERNNIGANLYEVEDKSDLKEYPEDVDEFHDELDEVDTKPRAAGENERTLLQIPVEALPCPQLVKTVTDRTFTHPSQNEVKDYRNMIHTSSAFTVHASFTLILVAVVRVVR, encoded by the exons ATGCGGGCTCCCGGGCTCCGCACCGCCGCCCTGCTGCTGCTGACGCTCGGCGCCTCCGCCCGCcggcagccgccgccgcccaacCTGTGCGACATCAGCGACCGCGACTCCAAGGTGCACTGCTACTGCGAGACCAGCCAGGACCTCAACCAGGCCACCAAGACGGAGTGCTGGGTCTTCAATGGCGGCATCGAAAAATCAGACCCTTTTTGGAGCAGCTTCGGCTCGCAAATGAATATTGAGACCTTAGGGTTTAATGTCAGAACTGATGGGGGATTAGAATTTGTACCCACTAAAGTGCTGCGGTATCTAAGAAGGCTCAAACAGTTTAACATAAAACACAGTGCGATAAAGAAGATCGACAGCTACACGTTCGCCAATGTGACGTCCGTGCAGGAAATGACGTTAACCAAGAACCAAATAGTGAAGTTGAACCGACACGCCTTCTATAATCTGCCGAACTTGACTGTGCTCACTCTAGACGAGAACAGAATTAGTGAACTAGTGACTGAGACGTTCTACGAACTGCCGTCGCTGCAGAAACTTTACCTAACTAGTAATAACATTAGTGTAATACAAGGCGGAGCGTTCCGACATTTAGTCAATTTAGTCGATCTAGAGTTGGATAGGAATAACATAAGTGATTTGAAGAAAGAGTGCTTCGACGGACTGGCGAATCTGAAGCGTTTGGATTTGCGGAAAAACCAATTGACTGTGTTGAACTCTTTCACGTTTACCGAGCTGTGGAATTTACAGGAACTATTGTTAGATTATAATAGTATTTACGCGTTGGCGCAGAGGACATTTGACGGGCTTTCTTTGTTGAGGAAGCTGAGTTTGAGTAACAATAAGTTGGTGTCGCTGGTGGGCGGTCTGTTCGAGGGCGTGCGCGGGCTGGCGAGCCTCGACCTGCGGAACAACAGGCTGCAGCGGTTCACCATCGACAACCTGCGGCCCATCTACGACAACTTGAAGAATCAAAACAGCCTTCTTTATTTGGAAG GCAATGACTTCGAGTGCGACTGCCACCTAGCATGGATGCATCGACTCAGGCACGAGGCGCGTTCGGTGCGGCTGCGGACCTCGCTCGAGAGGTTCGTGTGCAAGGCCGccgggccgccgccgcccaacTCACACTACTTCTACGAGCGCAACAACATCGGCGCCAACCTCTACGAAGTCGAAGACAAGAGCGACCTCAAGGAGTACCCCGAAGACGTGGACGAGTTCCACGATGAGTTAGACGAGGTCGACACGAAGCCGCGCGCCGCGGGAGAGAACGAGAGGACGCTACTGCAGATACCAGTGGAAGCCCTGCCCTGCCCGCAGCTCGTGAAGACAGTCACAGACAGAACCTTCACGCATCCCTCGCAGAACGAGGTCAAGGATTACAGGAACATGATCCATACCTCGAGCGCGTTTACAGTCCACGCGAGTTTCACCCTTATACTCGTCGCAGTAGTACGGGTTGTGCGATGA